From a region of the Ardenticatena maritima genome:
- a CDS encoding WecB/TagA/CpsF family glycosyltransferase, protein MHNFSSSPQDESEWTPLFDTTPLPAPVEPIDLLGVRIHPVHLHELLDYISRTIAEDRRAIVTNVNVRAMNLAYEQPWFREYLNTSALVFCDGFGVKWGAALVGRHLPERMTPPDWLPDLARLAAQQRWRVYLLGARPGIASEAAIALQRDEAARGLFVVGTHHGYFDKRRESAENRAVVAHINSVRPHLLLVGFGMPLQERWLYENWHDLHVNVALPVGAAFDYLAGVVPRAPRWMTDHGLEWLGRLLIEPRRLWRRYLIGNPLFLWRLLRWSVFSSAQ, encoded by the coding sequence ATGCACAACTTTTCCTCATCACCTCAGGATGAATCAGAGTGGACACCCCTGTTTGATACAACACCTTTGCCAGCGCCCGTTGAGCCGATTGACTTGCTCGGTGTGCGTATTCACCCTGTGCACCTGCATGAACTGCTTGACTATATTTCGCGCACCATTGCCGAAGACCGCCGCGCTATTGTCACGAACGTCAATGTGCGTGCCATGAATCTGGCGTATGAACAGCCCTGGTTTCGTGAATACTTGAACACAAGCGCTTTGGTGTTTTGCGATGGATTTGGCGTCAAATGGGGGGCGGCGTTGGTGGGGCGGCATTTGCCCGAACGCATGACACCGCCTGATTGGTTGCCGGATTTGGCGCGGCTGGCGGCACAACAGCGTTGGCGTGTTTATTTGCTTGGCGCACGCCCAGGTATTGCGAGTGAAGCAGCCATTGCCTTGCAGCGTGATGAAGCCGCACGAGGTTTGTTCGTTGTGGGGACGCATCATGGCTATTTCGACAAGCGTCGTGAAAGCGCCGAGAACCGTGCCGTGGTAGCGCATATCAACTCTGTTCGACCCCACTTGCTTCTTGTGGGATTTGGGATGCCGCTCCAGGAGCGCTGGTTGTATGAAAATTGGCATGATTTGCACGTGAACGTGGCGTTGCCCGTGGGGGCAGCATTTGATTACCTCGCAGGCGTTGTGCCACGCGCCCCCCGCTGGATGACAGACCACGGTTTGGAATGGTTGGGGCGCTTGCTGATTGAGCCGCGGCGGTTGTGGCGTCGGTATTTGATAGGCAATCCGCTTTTCTTGTGGCGCTTGCTACGGTGGTCTGTGTTCTCATCTGCTCAATAA
- a CDS encoding lysylphosphatidylglycerol synthase transmembrane domain-containing protein yields the protein MNQRRAFSMSALPIRPLVWGCLTGLLTWATIQGIPWADVWRAMRHAHLGWLVFALLSVLLNNGAKVWRWRALLGEEGPRLGWGILATGHLVGQLVNTFVPGRVGEIGRLYLVNSEQRGRAFVLGTIVLEKTIDLIAFGLIFGLSLVLAPLPTQFAPPSIQAFVIALVLGLGLAGAVIAHEPLARFVVWLVKMVPVRGRQRIASRLLAMLDSLQALRESRHAWQILLATVIVWFTMVLNNYAVLRALYLPFGFDAALITMLVLLVGTSILTVPGRIGVFEYLAMVGLGFFGAETVQGVTFGVLLHAVVILPPTIGALLLLAWYEAGQQKRVHAS from the coding sequence ATGAACCAACGACGCGCGTTCAGCATGTCTGCGCTGCCCATACGTCCTCTGGTGTGGGGGTGCCTCACCGGCTTGCTCACTTGGGCAACAATTCAGGGAATCCCGTGGGCGGATGTATGGCGTGCGATGCGGCATGCCCATTTGGGCTGGTTGGTGTTTGCTTTGCTCAGTGTGCTTCTCAACAATGGAGCCAAAGTATGGCGTTGGCGCGCTTTGCTTGGTGAAGAAGGCCCACGCTTGGGGTGGGGTATCCTGGCGACTGGGCATCTTGTGGGACAATTGGTCAACACGTTTGTTCCTGGTCGGGTTGGTGAAATTGGGCGGTTGTATTTAGTCAATTCCGAACAACGGGGGCGCGCCTTTGTATTGGGGACGATTGTGCTTGAGAAAACCATTGACCTGATAGCGTTCGGGTTAATTTTTGGCCTTTCCCTGGTGCTGGCGCCCCTCCCGACGCAGTTTGCGCCCCCCTCAATACAAGCCTTTGTGATTGCTCTGGTGCTTGGGTTGGGCTTGGCAGGGGCGGTTATCGCCCATGAGCCGCTTGCTCGCTTTGTCGTATGGCTGGTGAAGATGGTGCCAGTGCGGGGGCGGCAACGGATTGCATCACGCCTGTTGGCGATGTTGGATAGTTTGCAGGCTTTGCGGGAAAGTCGTCACGCCTGGCAGATTCTCCTCGCAACGGTAATTGTGTGGTTCACCATGGTGCTGAATAACTACGCGGTCTTGCGCGCGTTATACCTGCCTTTTGGGTTTGATGCAGCCCTGATCACCATGTTGGTCTTGCTGGTTGGGACCTCAATTCTCACTGTACCGGGGCGTATTGGTGTTTTCGAGTATTTGGCGATGGTGGGATTGGGGTTTTTTGGTGCGGAAACTGTGCAGGGCGTCACGTTTGGGGTTCTTTTGCATGCTGTGGTGATTCTGCCGCCGACGATAGGCGCGCTTTTGCTTCTTGCATGGTATGAGGCTGGTCAGCAGAAGCGCGTCCATGCCTCATAA
- a CDS encoding DMT family transporter, which translates to MRNRDYTVGITLTLLSTFAAATAPIIGKLAYRASVTPYTLVALRTVVAATTLWLFYLLFWRDAIRIKWQHLLGCIGMGIANGVGSLMYYPGLARIDASLAQLFYALYPVWVFIFLSAAGHPISRLALVRLGIALAGVFFLTFSPGAHFDFLGAMLLIAAGAMYGWHLVLGQWTLADADSRSVTLYVITTMAIVVSIARIAIGQPLEPISLEGWLAIIGLGLIPMALARLLVFAGLSRLGGIQTSILSVAELVIALLLAYLLLGERMTAWQWVGAALIMLSMLLIGRESNLDVEGPEKWLWEMQNGVLEGKTTLHENRHHAVS; encoded by the coding sequence ATGCGAAATCGAGATTACACGGTTGGCATCACGCTCACGTTGCTTTCAACGTTTGCAGCGGCGACGGCGCCTATCATTGGGAAACTTGCCTATCGGGCATCGGTGACACCCTACACGCTTGTTGCGCTTCGTACGGTTGTCGCTGCCACGACACTCTGGCTCTTTTATCTGCTCTTCTGGCGCGATGCTATCCGCATCAAATGGCAACACTTGCTTGGCTGCATCGGCATGGGTATTGCCAATGGTGTTGGCTCGCTGATGTACTATCCTGGGCTGGCGCGCATTGATGCCTCTCTGGCGCAACTCTTCTATGCGCTTTATCCGGTATGGGTGTTTATCTTTCTGAGCGCCGCCGGCCATCCCATCTCGCGTCTCGCCTTGGTACGGCTGGGGATAGCATTGGCCGGTGTCTTCTTCCTGACATTTTCGCCCGGCGCCCATTTTGATTTCCTCGGCGCTATGCTCCTTATTGCCGCCGGCGCTATGTATGGCTGGCACCTCGTTTTGGGGCAATGGACACTGGCCGACGCAGATTCGCGCAGCGTGACCTTGTACGTGATTACTACAATGGCCATTGTTGTGAGCATCGCCCGTATTGCCATCGGGCAGCCGCTTGAACCAATCTCCCTGGAAGGCTGGCTCGCTATCATCGGGTTGGGGTTGATTCCCATGGCGTTGGCGCGTTTGCTTGTTTTCGCCGGGCTCAGCCGCTTGGGTGGCATTCAAACCAGCATCCTCAGTGTCGCTGAGCTGGTGATTGCCCTTCTCCTGGCCTATTTGCTCCTGGGAGAACGCATGACAGCCTGGCAATGGGTCGGCGCGGCGCTGATTATGTTGAGTATGCTCCTCATCGGGCGGGAATCCAACCTCGATGTTGAAGGCCCCGAAAAGTGGTTGTGGGAGATGCAAAACGGGGTGCTGGAAGGAAAGACAACACTCCATGAAAATCGCCATCATGCTGTTTCATAA
- a CDS encoding ABC transporter ATP-binding protein: MDAIRFEHVSKKFILRHEETRSWQQRFVDLLARRSHGHDEFWVLRDVSFSVPYGRTVGIIGPNGSGKSTALKMVAGILQPTEGLIEVNGRVAALLELGAGFHPELTGRENIYLNGSLLGFSKEYIDQRFDDIVDFAELGRFIDTPIKNYSSGMKARLGFAIAAHVDADILVIDEVLAVGDERFQRRCLDLLRIRQAQGKTILMVSHNLGQMVEFCSHAIWLQDGEVQASGAIEDVVRAYVDTVNEREAEELIQRNEAIKRMLLKEAEEQQATGDGDLSGEVDEALSKWARRYPVKVPDHPPPRRWGNGPIKITNVEMRNAEGAATWSVESLAPVEFVIEYEAVEPVEEPIFSVLIHKLDGHYLWASNTYDNPVDPILSPGAGRVVVRVPVLALPMGRYYLSAACYPEPQYPRWQRPSDFHQWLYTFQVVSDMPAHGDIAMPVEWKHEAPHMVMEHSQPSSE; encoded by the coding sequence ATGGATGCCATACGTTTTGAACATGTTTCCAAAAAATTTATTCTGCGTCACGAAGAGACGCGCTCATGGCAACAACGTTTTGTTGACTTGCTTGCACGACGTTCCCACGGACATGATGAGTTTTGGGTTTTGCGTGATGTCTCATTTTCAGTCCCATATGGGCGTACTGTGGGGATTATTGGCCCGAATGGAAGTGGGAAAAGTACGGCGCTCAAAATGGTAGCCGGCATTTTACAGCCCACCGAAGGGCTGATTGAAGTCAATGGGCGGGTTGCAGCATTATTGGAATTAGGGGCTGGTTTTCACCCAGAATTGACGGGGCGTGAAAATATTTACTTGAATGGTTCACTCTTGGGATTCTCCAAAGAGTATATTGACCAACGGTTTGATGACATCGTGGATTTTGCCGAATTGGGGCGTTTTATTGATACACCCATCAAAAACTATTCAAGCGGGATGAAAGCACGGTTGGGATTTGCCATCGCAGCGCATGTTGATGCCGATATTCTGGTGATTGATGAAGTGCTTGCTGTAGGTGATGAGCGTTTTCAGCGGCGGTGTCTTGATTTATTACGTATTCGTCAGGCGCAAGGAAAAACGATTTTGATGGTTTCACACAATTTAGGGCAGATGGTGGAATTTTGTAGCCACGCCATTTGGTTGCAAGATGGTGAGGTGCAGGCGTCGGGCGCGATTGAAGATGTTGTGCGTGCCTATGTGGATACCGTCAACGAGCGTGAAGCTGAGGAACTTATTCAGCGCAACGAAGCAATCAAACGCATGCTTTTGAAGGAAGCAGAGGAGCAACAGGCTACAGGGGATGGTGATCTCTCGGGAGAAGTTGATGAGGCGTTGAGTAAGTGGGCGCGTCGTTATCCCGTCAAAGTGCCCGATCATCCGCCTCCGCGCCGTTGGGGGAATGGGCCTATCAAGATTACGAATGTTGAAATGCGCAATGCCGAGGGGGCGGCGACGTGGTCGGTTGAATCGCTTGCACCTGTTGAGTTTGTGATTGAGTATGAAGCAGTTGAACCCGTAGAAGAGCCAATTTTCAGCGTGCTTATTCACAAATTAGATGGTCATTATCTCTGGGCGTCAAATACCTATGACAACCCAGTAGATCCTATTTTGTCACCTGGGGCAGGGCGTGTTGTTGTGCGTGTGCCGGTTTTGGCCTTGCCTATGGGGCGGTATTATTTGTCTGCTGCGTGCTATCCAGAGCCGCAGTATCCACGTTGGCAGCGTCCAAGTGATTTTCATCAATGGCTTTATACGTTCCAAGTTGTTTCAGATATGCCAGCTCACGGTGATATTGCCATGCCGGTGGAATGGAAGCATGAAGCCCCACATATGGTGATGGAACATTCACAGCCATCGAGTGAATAA
- a CDS encoding sulfotransferase domain-containing protein: MPQKHVWLAGSGRSGTTWFHNLLGLVPKTMKLFEPLNPDFVRLPPLRPPVRTTHSRPYLPPESSSLTWSLFIKSIFAGFFLNDWVVYTYAAPKIKQKAPRWQRWQQLRYAEHVVVKAIRSNLLVGWIAARNLAKVVFIIRHPCATIWSQYQQGWQMSIDEFLADKKLLQDHLHPYLPIIHQYNRTEWQQRALFWAIDNLVPLHYARTLPLLVVSYEQLVLNTEQELQRVFSFLEWDVDEQTWTHLRQRIHAREKRIDILERWKKEMPAEAVADILQITHAMGLDMYDEQPTPHAFDLFTRWL; encoded by the coding sequence ATGCCACAAAAGCATGTTTGGCTCGCAGGAAGTGGTCGTAGTGGGACAACCTGGTTTCACAATCTACTCGGCCTTGTCCCCAAAACAATGAAACTATTTGAGCCACTCAACCCCGATTTTGTGCGGCTTCCTCCATTGCGCCCACCCGTGCGAACGACCCATTCGCGTCCTTACTTACCACCTGAGAGCAGTTCTCTGACGTGGAGTCTTTTTATCAAATCCATTTTCGCGGGGTTCTTCTTGAATGACTGGGTTGTCTATACGTATGCTGCCCCCAAAATCAAGCAGAAAGCGCCCCGGTGGCAACGGTGGCAACAGCTCAGATATGCAGAACACGTTGTTGTCAAGGCTATCCGCTCAAATTTGCTGGTCGGCTGGATTGCTGCACGCAATCTTGCAAAAGTCGTTTTTATCATTCGCCACCCATGTGCCACTATTTGGAGCCAATACCAGCAGGGATGGCAAATGTCCATTGATGAATTTCTCGCGGATAAAAAATTGCTCCAAGATCATTTGCACCCCTATTTGCCCATTATCCATCAGTACAACCGAACCGAATGGCAACAACGGGCGCTTTTTTGGGCAATTGATAATCTTGTACCTCTTCACTATGCGCGCACTCTTCCTTTGCTCGTGGTCAGCTATGAGCAACTCGTGCTGAATACAGAACAGGAATTACAACGTGTGTTCTCTTTCTTGGAGTGGGATGTTGATGAACAAACATGGACGCACTTACGCCAACGCATCCACGCACGTGAAAAAAGGATAGACATCCTGGAGCGATGGAAAAAAGAAATGCCGGCCGAAGCGGTGGCCGACATTTTACAAATCACGCATGCCATGGGGCTGGATATGTACGATGAACAACCAACCCCACATGCATTCGACTTATTCACTCGATGGCTGTGA
- a CDS encoding sulfotransferase — protein sequence MSTNNQRVLWLIGSGRSGTTWLQRVLATLLDGEICFEPLHPEYVNLPNLHPPIKHSNSRPYLRATQHAPSWATFVQIIQTGKVHSPWLDVGYTTSRWRWKWHRLQQMIRSPFQARIIKSIRATLLLGWLKSHFDVPIIFLIRHPCAVVSSQARLGWFMNAQEFLEDSLLVEDYLQPYVNQIAHLQGAWAHRAAFWAIENLVGMQLAQQFDIPIVFYEHLVCSPQETLQSLLHQLGYTWHEHRWRHVQHRLLRPASPKHLAAWRNTLDPQTIQTILEVVHTLGVSVYDEDPLPSPRMLH from the coding sequence ATGTCAACCAACAATCAACGCGTTCTTTGGCTTATCGGTAGTGGCCGAAGCGGCACAACCTGGCTACAGCGCGTCTTGGCGACGCTTCTCGATGGTGAAATTTGCTTTGAGCCGCTTCACCCAGAGTACGTCAACCTCCCCAACCTACACCCACCAATCAAACATTCAAACAGTCGCCCCTATCTTCGCGCGACACAGCACGCACCCTCGTGGGCTACATTTGTTCAGATCATTCAGACGGGGAAAGTGCATTCCCCCTGGCTGGATGTAGGCTATACCACTTCACGATGGCGATGGAAATGGCATCGCTTGCAACAGATGATTCGCTCACCTTTTCAAGCGCGAATCATCAAATCGATTCGTGCGACACTCCTTCTGGGATGGCTCAAATCCCATTTTGATGTACCAATTATTTTTCTCATACGCCATCCATGTGCTGTTGTGAGCAGTCAAGCGCGCCTTGGATGGTTCATGAACGCCCAGGAATTCCTGGAAGATAGCCTTCTTGTTGAGGACTACCTCCAACCGTATGTCAACCAGATTGCTCATTTACAAGGGGCTTGGGCACATCGTGCCGCCTTTTGGGCAATTGAAAACCTGGTTGGAATGCAACTAGCACAACAATTTGATATCCCCATTGTCTTTTACGAGCATCTTGTGTGCTCACCGCAAGAAACATTGCAATCCCTTCTTCACCAACTTGGTTATACCTGGCATGAACATCGATGGCGGCATGTGCAACACCGCTTGCTCAGGCCGGCAAGCCCAAAACATCTTGCTGCCTGGCGAAATACACTCGATCCCCAAACCATCCAGACCATCCTTGAGGTGGTGCATACGTTGGGGGTCTCAGTGTATGACGAAGATCCTTTGCCATCACCACGCATGTTGCATTGA
- the tilS gene encoding tRNA lysidine(34) synthetase TilS, with translation MDALEQTVKQVIQRLNLLRQGERVVVAVSGGPDSLALLHILHTLRTHWDLTLIVAHLDHALRPTSREDAAFVGRIAAQLGLFCVRERQDVRAYAKAHRLSLEEAAREVRYQFLAQVARATQATVIATGHTADDQAETVLMHFLRGAGLSGLKGMLARSRLVLPPREPDTPAEPPVDLVRPLLFTPRRDIEAYLERKGLHPVQDETNFDTAFHRNRLRHELLPLLEREYQPQLRTRLARTAETLAVDWDFIQQAVNTAWEQLAQIHPGSITFPRDAFLALHPALQRRLVRRALFTLRPLLRDVAWDHITNALFIATHGETGAQATLPGHLMLRREYDQIRIESDPVVQEWPQLSEPMTPPLDTNATFTIGDWTLTLRTIPREALDVSPFENTDRWQAFLDANRIHFPVRLRTRQKGDRFHPLGMPGDVNLADFLTAQKVPQAVRDALPLLVDANDRILWVAGVRISADAAVQETTTHILHLMFQKR, from the coding sequence ATGGACGCCCTGGAACAAACCGTCAAGCAGGTCATACAACGATTGAACCTGCTCCGCCAAGGCGAGCGGGTTGTTGTCGCTGTAAGCGGCGGCCCCGACAGCCTGGCGCTTCTGCACATTTTGCACACCTTGCGCACACACTGGGACCTCACGCTTATTGTCGCCCATCTCGACCATGCCCTGCGCCCCACATCGCGTGAAGACGCCGCTTTTGTGGGACGTATTGCCGCGCAACTGGGGCTGTTTTGCGTGCGCGAACGGCAAGATGTGCGTGCCTATGCCAAAGCACACCGCTTGAGCCTGGAAGAAGCCGCCCGCGAAGTGCGCTATCAGTTTCTCGCGCAGGTCGCCCGCGCCACACAAGCAACCGTCATCGCAACAGGGCATACCGCCGACGACCAGGCTGAAACGGTGCTGATGCATTTCCTGCGTGGTGCGGGGCTCAGCGGTTTGAAAGGCATGCTTGCACGCAGCCGCCTTGTATTGCCCCCCCGTGAACCAGATACGCCGGCAGAACCGCCTGTTGATCTTGTACGCCCCCTCCTCTTCACCCCTCGGCGCGACATCGAAGCCTATCTTGAACGCAAGGGGCTGCATCCGGTTCAAGATGAAACCAACTTCGACACGGCATTTCATCGGAACCGCCTGCGTCACGAACTGCTGCCGCTTTTGGAACGTGAATATCAACCCCAACTGCGCACACGTCTGGCGCGCACCGCCGAAACACTGGCCGTTGACTGGGACTTCATCCAGCAGGCGGTCAACACCGCCTGGGAGCAACTTGCCCAAATCCATCCAGGTAGCATCACATTCCCGCGCGACGCGTTTTTGGCGCTACACCCGGCACTTCAACGTCGGCTTGTGCGGCGCGCTCTGTTCACATTGCGCCCACTGCTCCGCGATGTGGCATGGGACCATATCACCAACGCGCTTTTCATCGCCACCCACGGTGAAACTGGGGCGCAGGCCACCTTACCAGGGCATCTCATGCTTCGCCGCGAATACGACCAGATTCGCATCGAAAGCGACCCCGTTGTGCAAGAGTGGCCGCAATTGTCCGAACCAATGACACCTCCCCTCGATACCAATGCCACTTTCACCATTGGAGACTGGACGCTGACATTGCGCACCATACCTCGAGAGGCTTTGGACGTTTCGCCTTTCGAGAACACAGACCGCTGGCAAGCCTTCCTTGACGCCAATCGCATTCACTTCCCCGTGCGGCTCCGCACACGTCAAAAAGGCGACCGCTTTCACCCCTTGGGCATGCCGGGCGATGTCAATCTGGCCGATTTTCTCACGGCGCAAAAAGTGCCGCAGGCTGTCCGCGATGCTCTCCCACTGCTTGTTGACGCCAACGATCGCATTTTGTGGGTAGCGGGTGTACGCATCAGCGCCGATGCGGCTGTTCAAGAGACCACCACACACATACTCCATCTTATGTTCCAGAAAAGGTAA
- a CDS encoding homoserine dehydrogenase, translated as MQTIDVVLHGVGHVGRHLLRLFQTQADLLRERHNLTVRVIAAVDSRGAALNLNGLDIAALLDAKQRSGSVAEAPHGQRGMTLQGVMANVRTHAVLLEATPVNLETGEPGLSAMRTALERGWDVVSANKAPLVLAYRDLVQIAHQRHARLAFSATVCGGLPVINVGRYDLAHATITRIEGIVNSTTNYILSEMRKGRSFDEALREAQHAGIAEADPTLDVSGWDAANKLIIMANAILHIHATRHDVDVEGIEHLTREQLLDAETNGQTIRLVASAERQANGTYRLRVAPRALPKTHPLAILEGHQMGVVFETDINGRIFLAIEEEDPTPTAAAMLRDIVLLANPRG; from the coding sequence ATGCAGACTATTGATGTTGTTTTGCACGGTGTTGGTCATGTTGGGCGGCATCTGCTGCGCCTATTTCAAACACAAGCCGACCTGTTGCGCGAACGCCACAACCTGACGGTACGTGTCATCGCTGCCGTGGATAGCCGTGGAGCGGCACTCAACCTCAACGGGCTTGACATTGCCGCACTCCTCGACGCCAAACAGCGCTCCGGCTCGGTCGCCGAAGCGCCACATGGGCAACGCGGCATGACGCTTCAAGGTGTCATGGCAAATGTGCGCACGCACGCTGTCTTGCTGGAAGCCACGCCGGTCAACCTTGAGACGGGGGAACCGGGGCTCAGTGCAATGCGCACCGCCCTTGAACGCGGATGGGATGTTGTTTCCGCCAACAAGGCCCCCCTGGTGCTCGCCTACCGTGACCTGGTGCAAATCGCCCATCAACGCCATGCTCGTCTTGCTTTTTCGGCCACTGTGTGCGGTGGACTTCCTGTTATCAATGTCGGACGCTACGACCTCGCCCATGCCACCATCACCCGTATCGAAGGCATTGTCAACAGCACCACCAACTACATTCTCAGTGAAATGCGTAAAGGGCGCTCGTTTGACGAAGCCTTGCGTGAAGCCCAACACGCCGGCATCGCCGAAGCCGACCCGACGCTCGATGTGAGTGGGTGGGATGCCGCCAACAAACTCATCATCATGGCGAACGCGATTTTGCACATTCACGCGACACGCCACGATGTTGACGTAGAAGGCATTGAACACCTCACACGCGAGCAACTCCTGGATGCTGAAACCAACGGGCAGACGATCCGGCTGGTCGCGAGCGCAGAACGGCAGGCAAATGGAACATACCGCTTGCGTGTCGCGCCACGCGCTCTTCCGAAAACCCATCCGCTTGCCATACTCGAAGGGCACCAAATGGGCGTTGTCTTTGAGACCGACATCAATGGGCGCATCTTCCTGGCTATCGAGGAAGAAGACCCTACACCCACCGCCGCCGCCATGCTGCGCGACATCGTTTTGCTCGCCAATCCACGCGGCTAG
- a CDS encoding class I SAM-dependent methyltransferase has product MANDVEHQYYEYLYTRGYSRPEALQRVLQAYLPLFEGYPRVVDVGCGRGEFLALLEANGHEAIGVDIDEGMIEACRARGLTAYHADAIEWLEAQPQAFDAVFSTNVVEHMSPEQVQALIRAAYTALRPGGLLVIGTPNAASIVVHLHEFWRDPTHVRLYSSQLLEFFFYAAGFEGIESGSLEVTKWEGIDKILGERPPFPKNLPHGTSLPFPALDVPTPPPFEWPNTWRGRLWSILFPRLGRWLAPLFVDMRRQLSFQHMYLQAMENILRHTWEQQQSLTQYAEALERYTERLERAIRWLHPPREVYVTGRKPADPEKSEGALS; this is encoded by the coding sequence ATGGCAAACGATGTAGAGCATCAATATTACGAATACCTCTATACACGTGGATACAGCCGCCCCGAAGCCTTGCAACGTGTTTTACAGGCCTATTTGCCGCTTTTTGAAGGGTATCCTCGTGTCGTTGATGTCGGATGTGGGCGCGGGGAGTTTCTCGCACTGCTCGAAGCCAATGGGCATGAAGCCATTGGCGTTGATATTGACGAGGGCATGATAGAAGCGTGTCGTGCTCGTGGACTGACGGCGTATCATGCTGACGCGATCGAGTGGTTAGAGGCGCAACCGCAAGCCTTCGATGCGGTTTTTTCAACCAATGTGGTAGAACATATGTCGCCTGAACAGGTGCAGGCGCTCATCCGTGCGGCGTACACTGCTTTGCGCCCAGGCGGTCTTTTGGTGATTGGGACTCCCAATGCGGCCTCGATTGTGGTGCATTTGCATGAATTTTGGCGCGACCCAACGCACGTGCGTCTCTATAGTTCCCAATTGCTGGAATTTTTCTTTTATGCTGCGGGATTTGAGGGGATAGAGAGCGGCTCTCTTGAGGTAACGAAGTGGGAAGGTATAGACAAAATACTCGGTGAACGCCCGCCGTTTCCCAAGAATTTGCCACACGGCACGTCCCTCCCATTTCCCGCGCTCGATGTCCCTACGCCGCCTCCCTTTGAGTGGCCGAACACGTGGCGCGGGCGTTTGTGGTCTATCCTTTTTCCGCGCTTGGGGCGTTGGCTTGCACCACTTTTTGTAGATATGCGCCGCCAATTATCTTTTCAGCACATGTATTTGCAAGCCATGGAAAACATCTTGCGCCACACTTGGGAACAGCAGCAAAGCCTTACACAGTATGCTGAAGCATTGGAGCGGTACACAGAACGCCTTGAACGCGCTATCCGCTGGCTTCATCCGCCGCGCGAGGTGTATGTAACAGGACGCAAGCCAGCCGATCCTGAGAAAAGCGAGGGGGCTCTTTCATGA
- a CDS encoding glycosyltransferase, which translates to MKAAVVTPFMPWPADTGGKLRSFHLLRGLAERADVDLFTVHYGEQPPEPGPLAEMCARVESIQLRRRWSRYEPYRRALRPLPRLLQHFHTAQSLLYLQSELLRGYDLVVCDELAMWPYVAHLPHVGVPLVSILHKIDWMHYRELAQARPWGVDKVLDWVESVKLKRMLRQVAPFFNGAVVCSPEDEALLKDLYADVPTRVIINGADTDFFTPAQRQPADEPTIMFMGTMSYYPNIDAVRYFFDEMYALLQTRVPNVRILIVGQNPVPDIRALEKQYANVIVTGKVPDVRPYLAQSHVLMVPLRLGGGTRLKIVEAMAAGVPVVSTSVGAQGLLDVAEEGALVLADTPHAFVEALVRLLQAPAEEITEMTRKARRIAEERYSWRKLGADFADFCFEVAQHAKQQVRTHV; encoded by the coding sequence ATGAAAGCCGCAGTCGTCACCCCATTTATGCCTTGGCCTGCAGATACAGGTGGAAAACTGCGCTCATTCCATTTGTTGCGTGGGCTGGCGGAACGGGCGGATGTAGATCTCTTTACTGTGCACTATGGAGAACAACCGCCTGAGCCCGGACCACTTGCAGAGATGTGCGCACGTGTTGAGAGTATTCAATTGCGGCGGCGTTGGTCGCGCTATGAGCCTTACCGGCGCGCCCTGCGTCCATTACCGCGTTTATTGCAGCATTTCCATACAGCGCAAAGTTTGCTCTATCTGCAAAGTGAATTGCTGCGCGGGTATGACTTGGTTGTCTGTGATGAATTAGCCATGTGGCCGTATGTGGCACATTTACCACATGTTGGTGTGCCACTGGTTTCGATTTTACATAAAATAGACTGGATGCATTATCGAGAGCTCGCGCAAGCCCGCCCCTGGGGGGTTGACAAAGTGCTGGATTGGGTGGAATCGGTGAAATTGAAACGTATGCTGCGTCAGGTGGCGCCTTTTTTTAATGGAGCCGTAGTCTGCTCGCCGGAGGATGAGGCGCTTTTGAAAGATTTGTATGCCGATGTCCCGACACGTGTCATTATCAATGGCGCTGATACCGATTTCTTTACGCCTGCCCAGCGCCAGCCGGCTGATGAGCCAACGATCATGTTTATGGGCACGATGTCCTACTATCCCAACATTGATGCTGTGCGCTATTTCTTTGATGAAATGTATGCTTTGTTGCAAACCCGTGTGCCCAATGTGCGCATTTTGATCGTGGGGCAAAATCCTGTGCCTGACATTCGCGCATTGGAAAAGCAATATGCGAATGTCATTGTCACCGGCAAGGTGCCCGATGTACGTCCTTATTTAGCGCAATCACATGTCCTTATGGTGCCGTTGCGTCTCGGTGGGGGGACGCGCCTCAAAATTGTTGAGGCGATGGCGGCGGGCGTGCCGGTAGTGAGTACAAGCGTGGGCGCACAGGGGTTATTGGATGTGGCCGAGGAAGGCGCTCTTGTGCTGGCTGATACCCCACACGCATTTGTCGAAGCGCTGGTGCGCCTTTTGCAAGCTCCCGCCGAAGAAATCACCGAGATGACGCGCAAGGCGCGCCGTATTGCGGAAGAACGCTATTCCTGGCGCAAACTTGGCGCCGATTTTGCCGATTTTTGCTTTGAGGTTGCCCAACACGCCAAACAACAGGTGCGGACGCATGTCTGA